TGGCTGTTAATGGTATATCTTTTACAGTTAACGATGGAGAAATATTTGGTTTAATTGGACCTAACGGTGCTGGAAAAACAACAGTTCTTAGAATCATTTCAACGATTTTACATTTAACCTCTGGATCTGTAAAAGTACTTGATTATGATTTAACCAAAAACCCAAATGAAATAAGAAAAAAAATCAGTTACTTACCAGAGGATGCTGGTGCATATAAAAATCTTAAAGGAAGAGAATATCTTGAGTTTATAGCACGTTTTTTTGATGAAGGAAAAAAATGCAAGGAAATTGTTGAAAAAGGTATAATGATAGCTGATCTTGGTGAAAGAATAAACGATCGTGTTGATACTTATAGTAAAGGTATGATGAGACGGTTACTTGTTGGAAGAGCTTTAATGACTGAGCCAAAACTTGCAATACTTGATGAGCCTACATCAGGTTTAGATGTTATAAATGCTCAGGAGATTAGAAAAATTATAAAAAATACAGTCAAAAAAGGTACAACCGTACTGCTTTCTTCACATAATATGCTTGAAGTAGAGTTTTTATGTGACCGTATAGCGTTAATAGCGGAAGGAAAAATTGTGGAACTAGGTAAACCAAATGATTTGATGAGTAAGTATAATGTTAGAAATATTGAAGAAGTTTTTACGAGGGTTGTAAAATGAGTGCACTAGGAAATATTATAAAAAAAGAACTAAGAGAGTTATTAACACCAGCTACTTTTTTACCAATTATTATTGTTGCATTAATATTTGGTTTAATGGGAAACAGTATTCAAGGTATACAAGAAGAAGCAAAAGAACCACCAGTAATTGGTGTTATTAATGAGGATAATAGTCCTTTGTCAGATATAGTTAATAACATTTTGTGTAATAATTCCAAAGTTGTTTTTAAATCAACAACTGTAAAAGATAAACAACAAGGTTTAAAGACTGTAAAACAAGAAAACGGGGTTGCATTGTTAATAATTAATCATAATTTTACTAACCAGATTTTAAATGGTCAGAAAGGTAATATTGAGGTTTACTGGATAATGAAAGGTGCAGGTATTATGGATGCTATTTCTTCAAGTGTTGTTGAATATTTAATCAATACCATTAACATTAATATATCAAAAGAATTAATACAAAAAAATGTATCTATTAATGCATCAATTATTTTAGAACCAACAACAAAACTAGAAACTACTTATTTAAAAGAACGGGAATTTGTAGGGCTTTCACCAAATACTCTGACCCAGATGCTTTCTTCTCAATCAATGTTTATACCAATAGTTATGATGATGATTATAATCATGGCAGGCGGTATAGTTATCACTTCAATGGCTCTTGAAAAAGAAAATAAAACCCTTGAAACCTTACTTACTTTACCTGTTAAAAGAACAAGTATAGTAACTGGTAAAATAGTTGCAAGTGCTATAATTGGTTTAATGCTTGCTGTTATTTATATGATCGGTATGAACTATTATCTGCAGGGTTTCCAGTTTTCAGAAGGTGGCGCTGTTTTGGCTAAATATAATCTAGTTCTTGATTCACAAGGTTTTATAATAGTTGGTATTTCACTTTTTATTACATTAATTGCTGGACTTGCTTTATGCATGCTGCTTGGTACTTTTACTAAAAGCTATAAAAGTGCGCAGACATTAACATTCCCAATAACTATGCTAGCGCTTATCCCAATGTTCATCACAATGTTTGCTGATTTTGATACTCTTCCTTTTGCGTTAAAAGTGCTTGTTTATGCAATACCATTTTCTCATCCTATGATGGCGCCAAGAGCACTTATTTTTGGAGACTATAACCTGGTTTTAAGCGGTATAATTTATGTTTCCATATTTGCAATTATAATCATTAATGTGGTTGTTTGGATGTTCAAAACAGACAGGATATTAACAGGTAGCACAAGAAGAAAAAAAGAAAAAGGACGTACTTCTTTAATAAACATTTATAAAATTAGGAGATTTTAAAAAAAAAAAATTTATTACAATTT
The DNA window shown above is from Candidatus Thermoplasmatota archaeon and carries:
- a CDS encoding ABC transporter ATP-binding protein, which produces MVAIEVKDLVKKYGTIMAVNGISFTVNDGEIFGLIGPNGAGKTTVLRIISTILHLTSGSVKVLDYDLTKNPNEIRKKISYLPEDAGAYKNLKGREYLEFIARFFDEGKKCKEIVEKGIMIADLGERINDRVDTYSKGMMRRLLVGRALMTEPKLAILDEPTSGLDVINAQEIRKIIKNTVKKGTTVLLSSHNMLEVEFLCDRIALIAEGKIVELGKPNDLMSKYNVRNIEEVFTRVVK
- a CDS encoding ABC transporter permease; its protein translation is MSALGNIIKKELRELLTPATFLPIIIVALIFGLMGNSIQGIQEEAKEPPVIGVINEDNSPLSDIVNNILCNNSKVVFKSTTVKDKQQGLKTVKQENGVALLIINHNFTNQILNGQKGNIEVYWIMKGAGIMDAISSSVVEYLINTININISKELIQKNVSINASIILEPTTKLETTYLKEREFVGLSPNTLTQMLSSQSMFIPIVMMMIIIMAGGIVITSMALEKENKTLETLLTLPVKRTSIVTGKIVASAIIGLMLAVIYMIGMNYYLQGFQFSEGGAVLAKYNLVLDSQGFIIVGISLFITLIAGLALCMLLGTFTKSYKSAQTLTFPITMLALIPMFITMFADFDTLPFALKVLVYAIPFSHPMMAPRALIFGDYNLVLSGIIYVSIFAIIIINVVVWMFKTDRILTGSTRRKKEKGRTSLINIYKIRRF